A single genomic interval of Gossypium raimondii isolate GPD5lz chromosome 11, ASM2569854v1, whole genome shotgun sequence harbors:
- the LOC105802519 gene encoding probable purine permease 11: protein MNDNLEQMLIQDENLTDRSPFLKLRRWQWWLLVAINILFLIAGQAAAVLLGRFYYDQGGNSTWMATFVQTAGFPILCIPLIFLHPSQKLETSTSSTYPSIKIVALLYFVLGLLVAGDNMLYSVGLLYLSASTYSLICATQLAFNAVFSYLLNSQKLTALILNSVVILSLSAALIAVNEDSDGPSGVSKGKYLVGFICTLGASALYSLLLSLMQLSFQKVLRKETYNVVLEMQIYTSLVATCVSTAGMFGSGEWKGLQDEMKGFKSGRVSYVLTLVWTAVSWQVCAVGVVGLIFAVSSLFSNVISTLSLAITPLAALLVFHDEMNGVKVIAMLLALCGFCSYIYQNYLDDTKARKSESQSHTDDVIQESHHV, encoded by the exons ATGAACG ATAATCTAGAACAGATGTTGATCCAGGACGAAAATTTAACGGACCGGTCGCCGTTTCTTAAACTCAGGCGATGGCAGTGGTGGCTTTTGGTGGCAATCAACATTTTGTTCCTTATTGCAGGCCAAGCTGCTGCAGTTCTTCTTGGGAGATTTTATTATGATCAGGGTGGAAATAGTACATGGATGGCAACTTTTGTGCAAACGGCTGGCTTCCCAATCCTTTGcatccctttaatttttcttcatccATCTCAGAAACTGGAAACGTCAACTTCTTCAACCTATCCTTCCATCAAGATTGTTGCTTTGCTCTATTTTGTTCTCGGATTACTCGTAGCAGGTGACAATATGTTGTACTCTGTTGGGCTGTTGTACCTCTCAGCCTCTACTTATTCCCTCATTTGTGCCACCCAATTAGCTTTCAATGCAGTTTTTTCGTATTTGCTTAATTCACAGAAGTTGACTGCTTTAATCCTCAACTCCGTGGTTATCCTCTCGTTGTCCGCTGCTCTGATAGCAGTGAATGAAGATTCAGATGGACCGTCAGGAGTTTCCAAGGGAAAGTATCTGGTTGGCTTTATCTGTACCCTTGGTGCTTCTGCTCTTTACTCTCTTTTACTCTCCCTTATGCAACTTTCGTTTCAGAAGGTGTTGAGAAAGGAAACATATAATGTGGTTTTGGAAATGCAAATTTATACATCACTTGTGGCGACATGTGTTTCGACTGCGGGTATGTTTGGGAGTGGGGAATGGAAAGGATTGCAGGATGAGATGAAGGGTTTCAAAAGCGGAAGAGTTTCGTATGTGCTGACGTTGGTTTGGACAGCGGTAAGTTGGCAGGTATGTGCTGTTGGGGTGGTAGGGTTGATTTTCGCAGTGTCGTCCCTCTTCTCCAACGTGATCAGTACTCTATCATTGGCTATTACACCTCTAGCTGCTCTGCTAGTTTTTCATGACGAGATGAATGGGGTGAAGGTAATTGCTATGCTTCTGGCGCTCTGTGGTTTTTGCtcttatatttatcaaaattatctAGATGATACAAAGGCAAGGAAATCGGAATCACAATCACATACTGATGATGTTATTCAGGAAAGCCATCATGTATAG
- the LOC105800915 gene encoding uncharacterized protein LOC105800915: protein MRCKKHLSDLSSSAGVCATCLRERLLVLVAAQAQSASSAAASEDSRPPPLIFPCSVSPYISRRKSDDNSATSIHHKRFYAPPQVGLTTTAAEFGTATSFKKKHRFSLFSSLFRARSDKFNLDPGVHHRRDSCDELFTSSSSPSWFSAIFTVGRKNQQSSRTSHVEYFSQFGPRDRRSCIERGMSPAVEANPGDECYLSPPGSSQEVSPRWKRIPAEARRVKTGSKNMSKIALCLSPLVRASPNRQWSGLPADMWFASEGRPPMKPHLATASGFCGNRSKKLADFGRVNYKR from the coding sequence ATGAGGTGCAAGAAACACCTTTCCGACCTGAGTAGCAGCGCCGGCGTTTGCGCCACGTGTCTCCGGGAGCGTCTTCTTGTTCTCGTCGCCGCCCAGGCTCAATCAGCTTCCTCCGCTGCCGCATCTGAGGATAGTCGCCCACCACCGCTGATTTTCCCTTGCTCTGTTTCTCCTTACATTAGTCGACGGAAATCTGACGACAACAGTGCAACGTCGATCCATCACAAGAGATTCTACGCTCCTCCTCAGGTGGGCCTCACCACAACTGCCGCCGAGTTTGGTACCGCCACATCTTTCAAAAAGAAACACAggttctctcttttttcaagCTTGTTCAGGGCGCGGTCCGATAAATTCAATTTGGATCCCGGGGTTCACCATCGTCGAGACTCGTGCGATGAGCTGTTTACGTCATCATCTTCCCCGTCCTGGTTCTCGGCAATCTTTACCGTCGGTCGAAAAAATCAGCAATCTTCGAGGACATCACATGTGGAATATTTTAGCCAATTCGGGCCTCGTGATCGGAGGTCATGCATAGAGCGGGGAATGTCGCCAGCGGTTGAAGCGAATCCGGGAGACGAGTGCTATTTATCGCCACCGGGAAGCTCTCAGGAGGTTTCGCCGCGGTGGAAGAGGATACCGGCGGAAGCTAGGAGAGTGAAAACCGGGTCGAAGAACATGTCGAAAATAGCGTTGTGCTTGAGCCCGCTGGTGAGGGCGAGCCCGAACCGGCAATGGAGCGGATTGCCGGCAGACATGTGGTTTGCAAGCGAAGGTAGGCCGCCGATGAAGCCTCACTTGGCTACTGCCTCGGGGTTTTGTGGGAATCGGTCCAAGAAGCTCGCTGATTTTGGCAGAGTGAATTACAAGCGTTGA
- the LOC105802518 gene encoding serine/threonine-protein kinase-like protein At3g51990, producing the protein MGYLSCKADSAVSIISTSTTKGVTNKQEKPIKIQQFEYSDLEAATNGFSDQRLLGKGSHGSVYKAVLRGRHVAIKKPSLRNQETNPEADNEIEILSNIQSPGLVNLLGFSNDAKDRLLVVEFMSNGTLYDVLHTSSSSRPLNWGRRIRLALQVAKALETLHSQKPPIIHRDVKSANVLIDRNSNARLGDFGLALRCGVDDYRLRSTPPAGTIGYLDPCYVTPDNLSTKTDVFSFGILLLEIISGRKAIDIAHSPPSIVDWAIPLIKKGKIVAVYDQRIAPPADPIVRKQLAVIAAKCVRSCRERRPAMKEVVGWLTGLSKLVPLHLWNGFNNPCMMVETMGRPVECRNAEDAMDGKFGRQNLRDSRRVFSDLGFRSNLMELMGMSMSGVEGECGSDLVGIGTKSGSSKRYGEDKNGGFGLRRNRSAGETSQGDVFARLL; encoded by the coding sequence ATGGGTTACCTTTCTTGCAAAGCAGACTCAGCAGTGTCCATAATCTCCACCTCCACAACCAAAGGTGTCACCAACAAGCAGGAAAAACCCATCAAGATCCAACAGTTCGAATACTCTGACCTTGAAGCCGCCACCAATGGGTTCTCCGACCAAAGGCTTCTAGGCAAAGGTAGCCACGGCTCCGTCTACAAGGCTGTTCTCAGGGGACGCCACGTTGCCATCAAGAAACCATCTTTAAGAAACCAAGAAACCAACCCGGAAGCTGATAACGAGATCGAAATCTTGTCCAACATTCAAAGTCCCGGGTTGGTGAATCTTCTTGGCTTTAGTAATGACGCTAAAGATCGTTTATTGGTGGTAGAATTTATGAGTAATGGCACCTTATATGATGTTCTTCACACTTCCTCTTCTTCAAGGCCTTTGAATTGGGGTCGAAGAATTCGATTAGCCTTGCAAGTTGCCAAAGCCTTAGAGACACTTCACTCACAAAAACCCCCCATTATTCATAGAGATGTTAAATCTGCAAATGTGTTAATCGATAGGAATTCCAATGCCAGGTTGGGTGATTTTGGGTTGGCACTCAGGTGTGGTGTTGATGATTATAGGCTTAGATCAACCCCTCCAGCTGGAACCATTGGGTATCTTGATCCATGTTATGTGACCCCTGATAATCTTAGTACAAAAACTGATGTTTTTAGCTTTGGGATCTTGTTGTTAGAGATTATTAGTGGTAGAAAAGCTATTGACATTGCACATTCACCACCTTCCATTGTGGATTGGGCAATTCCTCTTATAAAGAAAGGGAAGATTGTTGCAGTATATGATCAAAGGATTGCACCTCCTGCGGATCCTATTGTTAGGAAGCAGTTGGCTGTCATAGCAGCTAAATGTGTGAGGTCCTGCAGGGAGCGGCGGCCGGCAATGAAAGAGGTGGTTGGTTGGTTAACAGGGTTGAGCAAATTGGTTCCTCTACATCTATGGAATGGTTTTAACAATCCATGTATGATGGTGGAAACAATGGGGCGTCCTGTTGAGTGTAGGAACGCCGAGGATGCCATGGATGGTAAATTTGGGAGGCAAAACTTAAGGGACTCGCGCAGAGTCTTTTCAGATTTGGGGTTCAGAAGCAACCTGATGGAACTAATGGGCATGAGCATGAGTGGTGTTGAGGGAGAGTGTGGCTCTGACCTTGTTGGAATTGGAACAAAATCAGGGAGCAGCAAAAGATATGGTGAAGATAAGAACGGTGGTTTCGGTTTGAGGAGGAATCGATCAGCCGGAGAAACTTCTCAAGGTGATGTATTTGCTCGATTGCTGTAG